A segment of the Yersinia rochesterensis genome:
ATCATGGAAACAAACGTAATGACCATGAGCAGCAAAACAATAAGGTTAACTTTTCGTGTAGGAAAAGTGTTTTTTATCGATGTAAGAAAGAATAATTTCATTATTTTCAAATTGTTACTGTTTTGTGAGCTGTATTGGCGGTTAGCGGGTTAACTCATTATTTGGCGTATTGAGTCATAAATGCTCAATAAGAGTGGTTTCATTTATTTTTCAGTCGGATAAGCAATAAACCAGCGTAGTGAGTTCATTACTTTGGTTTCTGACATTCTGGCTCTATTCTCATCAACTAACTTCATTAATACCAATCTTGCCGTATAAATATCCAGCTGTGCTTTATCAGCCAGCTCTCTTGTCTTGGGCCAATTGATAACTGGGGGAAGTGATTCAGTAAACTGTTCCTTCAGAACATTACAGTGTTCTTCCAATATACCCATGACTTCTTCTTTACGTTGATCCTTAGGTTTCATTGATTAATTCCTCATGAAATTTATCTTGTTAAGAATATCTTATTTTCTATTTCTTATATTCTCACTGCGGGGTTTATATTTCATACATTCCACTAAGACGTTTCCTACAAATAAAAAGACTATTCATACAGATATTGGTGTTTTCTCTTATTTATTTTATATTGTTTTTGAAATCCTTATTTTAACTTTGGAAACTGGGTCGTGAAAACTTAACAATTAGGCCCAGCTAATGAGTCTGGTAACTATTTTATTAAATTCAATCGGTCAGTGAAATATCTTTCTTTATATCTAAAAAAATTATTGTGGTCTAAATAAAATTAGTCATTTATTTCAATAACTTAAATTTATAAGTATATAATAAAACCGCGCTTACCTCTGAAATTACCAAAAGTGTCATTAAGGTTTAAATGTATTATTACTAAGATTTTTCTGCTTTTTGTATTAAATTTATAAGGCTTTAATGTCGATTGTAATTTGACTTATGGAATAAGCAATCATTAATTTTGAAAAAATGACTTTTAGCGATCTAATGTGTCGATTTGCTCATTTTTGTAGTGGTATATGTCGAGAGTGCAATGTTTTTCGATCAAAGTTATCGATATTATTGTTTTAAATTGGTTAATTAAGATAAAGACTCTGAATTTTGATCTATTGAATTAAATAGCTATCAATTAGAGCGCTATGTTTGTATTATCTGCGTCGAACAAAAAGGGCTCTGTCGTTATTTAAATATTTTATTAAGGTGTAGGCGTTCTTAAATGTCTCCATTATGACTTTATAGCTCTAAGCAGTTCGCGGTTTATAATCTTGTATTTTCACAACAAGAAACCGCATGAAAATTTATGTTTAAAACAACTTCGATGCGGTATTTACCTTGATTTTATTAAGGTAAATCAGCGGGCAAAACTTTAATTGTGTATAAAGGAATTATGTAATGAAAATGAATAAAACGATTTTGGCTGCAGCTTTGGTATTGGGTTTTGCTTCTGTGGCTAACGCTGCTGACCAGGGTCAAGGTACTGTAACTTTCAATGGTTCTATCATTGATGCACCTTGCTCAATCGCTGCAGGTTCAGATGCACAGACTGTTGAAATGGGCCAGATCTCTAACGTGGCACTGCAGAATGGCGGCAAATCATCTTCACATAATTTCCAAATCAAATTGGAAAGCTGTGACATCGCTACCCTGAAAACTGTAACTACCACTTTCGGCGGTGCAGAATCAGCAGCAGTAGCTGGCCTGTTGGGTATCACTGGCGTAGCTGAAGGCGCTGGTATCGCAATCGTTGATGGTACTGGTTTACCTATTAAACTGGGTACTGCGACTAAGCCGCAGACTCTGGTTGTTGGTAACAACACCCTGGCATTCTCTGCTTACCTGCAGGGCAGCACTGTATCTGACGCTATCAAACCAGGTAGCTTCTCAAGCGTAGCTGACTTCACCCTAGCTTACCAATAAGCATCATTTTCTAATTCGACATGCGGATTTTTCCGCATGTC
Coding sequences within it:
- a CDS encoding faeA-like family protein, whose translation is MKPKDQRKEEVMGILEEHCNVLKEQFTESLPPVINWPKTRELADKAQLDIYTARLVLMKLVDENRARMSETKVMNSLRWFIAYPTEK
- a CDS encoding fimbrial protein translates to MKMNKTILAAALVLGFASVANAADQGQGTVTFNGSIIDAPCSIAAGSDAQTVEMGQISNVALQNGGKSSSHNFQIKLESCDIATLKTVTTTFGGAESAAVAGLLGITGVAEGAGIAIVDGTGLPIKLGTATKPQTLVVGNNTLAFSAYLQGSTVSDAIKPGSFSSVADFTLAYQ